The Bacilli bacterium region TTGCTACCTCATATACTAACTTTGCCCCCATATTTTCAAATGGGTCAGCCAGTTCAATTTCCTTAGCGATTGTGACGCCGTCATTAACAATCATCGGCGTGCCATATGTTTTTTCTAAAATGACATTGCGTCCCTTAGGACCGAGTGTAATTTTAACCGTATCTGCAAGTTTATCAACCCCGGCTAAAAGCGATTCTTTCATTACAACATTATTTCTAATTTCTTTTGCCATAATTATTCACCTCTATTCAATAATTGCTAGAATATTTTCTTCTTTGATTAAAAGATATTCCGTCTCATCAACTTTTACCTTAGTCCCAGCATAAGATTCATAAACTACGCGATTGCCGGTCTGCACAAACTTGACTTCATCACCAATGGCCTTTACCAATCCGAGGGCGGGTTTTTCCTTTGCCTCTGAGGCAAGAATAATGCCACTTTGGGTTTTAGGCTCATCTTTCAGCAAAGTCAAAGCAACATAAGAACTTAATGGTTTTAACATAAAATTCCTCCTTATTAGCACTTTGTTATTGTGAGTGCTAGCATGTATTATTTTATACGTCTTTTAGCACTTGTCAATATCGAGTGCCAATAAAATTATAAAAAAAAGAGCCATCATTCTGGCTCAAATAAAATACAGGGGAGAAAAGATAATTATTATCAGCAGTATGAAAGCTAAATATAAGCCCCAAATTTTGGATAATTGCTGGTGGCGTTTACTAATAAAAACAGCGAAAACCGTTCCAAATATCGATGCAATGCCTAGTCCGGTAAGAAGGCGAAATCCCTTATAAAAAATCGGATCAAAATTTTTGTTTAAAAACCAATTAAATAAACCGATTGAAAATACAATAGTAAGACCTGTTAAAACTACAACATTAGTGTTTATCTTTTTCCAATTCATCTATTTGACCCACCTTTCGATAGTCGCCGCCAAAGAGGATATCGATTGTCGATTTTGAATTGAGACGGGTAAGATTGATAATTTATCATCTTCAAAACAATTTTGCCATTGGCGTGTGAGTTTGGCCTTAGCACTTTGATTCAGTTTATCACTTTTGGTGGCAATAAGAATAAATGGTACATTTGTCGCTTTAAAAAATCGATATAAATCGATATCCTCAACCGTGGGTTGGCGACGACCATCAAGTAAAAAAAGAACCACTCTAAGCGAAGAATTGTTAACAAAGTAATCTTCCATCATCTTTCCAAAATCAATCCAGCCCTCTTTTGAACCTTTGGCAAAGCCATATCCAGGAGCATCGACAAAATATAGTTTTTGGTCAACTGAATAATAATTTAAAAGGCGCGTATGTCCGGGTTTAGAGGATGTAAATGCAAGATGGGAGTTGTCGGTTAAAGCATTTAATAAAGATGATTTGCCCACATTGGATCGACCAACAAAAAGGACTTCCGAAAGGTTTTTTTCCGGACGTCCATTTTTTTCAGTCGCACTTTTAATAAAGATGGTGTTACGAAAGTTGAGCATCTTTCTTTGGTGACTCCTTAACGATATTTTTCAAATCTAAATTGTCAATTATATCGTTGGTAAGAGCAAACTCAACCGCTTCACCAACTGTATCAATAATCTTAATGTCCAAGCCCTTTTTAACTTCTTCCGGTACATCTTCGAGGTCACGTTCATTATCTCTAGGAATAAGAGCCATTTTCATTCCAGCTCTTAAGGCACCGGTTAGTTTTTCTCTAACTCCACCTATTGGTAGAGCATTTCCCATAAGCGAAACTTCACCGGTCATACAAACGTTAGCATCAACTTTACGGCCAGTTAATGCCGAAATAATACCAACTGCCATTGCAACACCAGCCGAATTTCCATCCTTTGGCGCGGCGTCGGGAAAATGAATATGAATATTGATTAAATCAAACAGCTTAGGATCGATTCCGTAATGGCGGGCAAAACTGCGAACATGCGCCATCGCAATCGTTCCGCTTTCCTTCATCATATCTTTAAGGTTGCCGGTGACATTGACGTTTCCCCGACCGGGGACTTCCGTCGACACTTCAATCGGCAAAATATCTCCGCCGACCCCACCGACAACAGCCAAACCGGTGACGACTCCCACTTTATTTTCCTTTTGTTTTTTATTGGAAAGAATCAGCTCCTTACCTAAGTAGCGTTTTGTTTCTTCCGCATTGATATCCACAACCGGATTCTTGTTGGTAAGTAGCTCAACGGATAGTTTTCGCAAAATGGAGGCGATGGTTTTATCGAGCGAGCGAACGCCGGCTTCCATCGTATAATGCTCGATGATCTCAATGACCGCTTCGCGACTCATAGTAATATTGTATTTTTCCAAACCATGGGTCTTAATTTCCTTTGGCAGCAAATGTTCAAGAGCAATATGAATCTTCTCGTCTTCGGTGTAAGGCGGTAGATAAATCATCTCCATCCGATCGCGAAGCGCCGGTGGAATCTGTTCAATATAGTTAGCCGTGGCAATAAACATTACCTGGCTTAAATCATAATTTTCTTCCAAATAGTGGTCGTTAAATTCCTTGTTTTGTTCGGGATCCAAGACTTCCAGCAACGCGCTGGCGGGATCGCCATGGGTGGATGAAGTCATCTTATCTACCTCATCTAGAACAAACACAGGATTAACGGTACCGGCTTTTTTCATCGATTGAACGATAATACCGGGCTGAGCTCCGACGTATGTTCTTAGAAAGCCGCGAATTTTTGCTTCATCATCAACTCCGCCGAGTGAGCATTTAACCATTTTGCGACCAAGGGCGCGGGCGATCGATTTGGCCAAACTCGTTTTTCCTGTTCCGGGTTCACCATAAAAACAGATAATCGGAGTGTGGAGATTATCGGTCATTTTTTTAACGGCAATGTATTCTACAATCCGCTTCTTAGCATCTTTCAAACCATAATGGTCCTCGTCTAGAACCTTTTGAACATTAGCGATATCATTATTGTCCTGAGTGACTTGCCAATAAGGAATTTTTAAAAGCCAATCGATATAATCAAGCGCCCGTGAACGATCATTATCGTTGCCCGAAAGCCGTCTTAACTCTTTTTTAACCCGCTTCTTAACATAATCAGGATAGGGATTCGCATTTAAGCGATTAAGGATTTCCTCGTTGGTATCCAAGTCTTCCTCATCGTCTTCATCGGTTTCAGTCTGACGATTTTGGCTTTCCTCCTGAACTTTCTTCGAGATAGTTGAAGCAATTGAGCGCACCGAATTCTCATTTTGCTCGCCGCTGATAACGTCAATAACATAGCTTAAGCGTTCGTTGACATCGACCAATTCGAGAACTTTTTGCCTTTGCTCGGTACTGTTAATCAAGTAAGTGGCAACGATATCGGCTTTTTCGCCCGACGAAAGATTGGAGTCCAACCGATCTTGAATGTCGGAATTATTGGCCGGAGCCAAACTGTTTTTATCAGCGATAAGGCCGTAAAGTTCTTTAACCAAATCCGATTCTTTCTTTTCGTCGCCGACAACATCGCTCAGAATTTGCGTATCCGCAAACCAACCGTTTTCTTGTGAAAAATGACCATCGTTAATCGCGACCCGGGCGACAGGGCGAACCTCGATAGTCGTATAAGACGACCGTTTTTGAATTCCGGTAATCTTAACCAAAGTGGCAATATGATATACTTCGTCAAAATTTGGATTTGAACTGGTATATATTTTTTGGGCGGTTACGACTAAATACTTGTCATCGCGTGCATTAGCGACATTAATCGCCGCTAAAGTATAACTACGGCCGGCATCTATGGTCGTAACTTCATCAATCGGGATAATAACTTGACCCCGCGTGAATATAATTGGTAATTGAAGGACTTCTTGTTCCATATAACTTACCTCCTCTACGTAATTATTCTAATTGAAAAGAAATAAAAATGATAGCGATATGAAAAGAGGAACCGTCGCCGGTTCCTCTTAAGCAATTACTTATTAACAGAGAGTAAATAATCGAAGATATTTCTCTGTTTGATGTCCGCTTTAAACCGATCAAGCGAGTCACCAAGAATCTCACGAACCTTAGCGTCTTCCATCTTATATTGCTCAGCCAACTTCTTTATTTCGGCATTCAAAGCTTCTTCGGTAACCCCGATGTTTTCCGCTTCGCCAACTTTTTCGATAATAAGATAATTTGTGATATTCCGCCGCGCTTCCTCGTGGAATTTTTGATGAAGGGCTTCCTCCGTGGTATTGGTCATTTTGCAGTAAGAAGCAAGGTCAAGACCATTTTGGCTGATTTGATCCTCTAAATTCTTCTGCATATTGTGCGCTTCATCAGCCACAATTTCATCGGCAAGTTCCACTTTTGATGTTTCGCGAAGTTTCTTTAAAAGCTCTTCCAAATAACGGTTTTTCTCATCATTCTCTTTTTTTAGAGTTAATTCTTTTTTTACATCCGCGCGGAGTTCACTAACATTGTTGACCCCTTCACGCGATAGGTCAGCCACAAATTCATCGCTAAGTTCCGGAACTTTCTTGGTCTTAACTTCATGAAGTTTAACTTTAAAGGTTGCGTCTTTTCCTGCCAAATGCTCAACGTATTTTTCAGGGAAAGTAACCTTTACTTCAAATTCATCTCCCGCTTTATGACCGACAACCTGATCCTCAAATCCAGGGATAAAAGAGCCAGAACCTAGTTCCAAACTATAATTCTCGGCTTTTCCACCATCAAATTGCTTACCATCAACATATCCATCGAAATCAAGAACAACGGTATCGCCAAAAGCGGCCGCGTCTTCTTTGAGAACCAACTCGGCATTCTCTTCTCTAAGTGAGACGAGACGCAAATCGATATCTTCTTCCGAAACTTTAATTTCCTTATGTCCGACGGCTAAATCTTTATAGGCGCCGATCTCCACTTCCGGAGCGACGACGATGGTGAATTTAACCTGTAAATCGTTATCCGAAAACTTTGGAACATCGTAACTTGGACGGGCCATTGGAACAAGATTGTGTTCACTCAATACTTGACTAAAAGTTGGTTGAACGAGACTATCGAGGGCCTCGGTTAAGATATTGTTTGGGTTAATTTTTTCTCTTGCGAGTTTTTCAGGAGCTTTTCCCTTGCGGAAGCCCTTAATTTCTAATTCGCCGGCTAATTTCTTGAAAGCTTTCTCTTGTGCTTCCTTCCATTCGCTTGACTCAAAATCAACGATGATTTCGACATGCGAATTCTCTAATTTCTTGACTGATGATTTCATTTTTCCTCCTGCGACAATAAAACTTGTCTACACACGAAAGAAATTATAACCTTTAGGAAGATATCAAGCAATAAAAAGACGTTTTTTTACTGATTTTCCTCAATAAGATGAATAATTTCTTTTACCTTATCATTGTCTACTTGAATATGGTTTTCAAATGTAGCAATATCCAAAATCATATTTCCTAACGCTTTCGATGCTAAATAAGATAACGCCACTAAAAGGTTATTCATACTATATGCATCCAAAGTAGTTGGAAAGAGATTTAATGTTACCTGCTCATAAATTTTTAGTGCAATTTGATTAATTGAAGTGTCGTGATTAAAAGTTTCCATCGCTCTTTTTAACTGTTGACTGGCTAAACTTGCAAATGGCGGAGTAACTAAACTTGGATTTAATAGAACGGTTTTACTTTTTTTAGTGGTAAAGGCCAAATTTTGATTATGTTTCTTACTCATTAATATTAAAAAAGCATATAGGCGCACGTTATAATCTTTTCCCAGCGCACATAAACTAATTATTTCGTTATTGTGTTCGTTACTATTCATTTTACTGATATAGTTAAGGGCAAAAAGTTGTTTTTCCGATGTTTGATCAATTTGAAGATTCTCAGTAAGGTTTTCATCATCAAGCTGCGGGCGATTTTGCTTTTCGCGTTGTTCGATATAATTCGGCAAATCACGTACAAATTCTTCCACTTCCATTGAGTAATAAGGCATACTCTGATATTTGCTTGCCCACATATAAGCATCTTTAATCTGCCGCAAGTCTAATAAAAGATCAATATGAGTGCGCATAAATTTGATTGGGCCACAATCATAAAGATAATCATGATACTTTATTAAATAATTTAAAGCTTCATCTTGTCGATTCAATCCTTCAAGCGCTTGGCAACGAGCATATATGCTATCGGCGTCCTCTTTATCTAACGACTGCCGCAGAACCTCTTCAAATTGCCCGGACCGGATTAATTTAAAATAAGAATTCATGCTTATATGGCCGCCTTGTTAATGTGCTCTAAAATCAGCAATCGCTCTTTCAGTCGACTTCCAAAGCCATAATTTCCAAGCCGGCCGGAGGTTTTAATTACCCGATGACAAGGAATGATAAACGGAAGAGGATTAGCGTGGCAACTGTTGCCCACCGCTCGGCTGGCTTTTGAATTTCCAACTGCTCTCGCTATTTGGGCGTAACTGCGGGTCTCACCGTAGGGGATATCCTTAATCGCGCTCCAGACTTTCTGGTCAAAATCACTCCCGCTTGGACTGATAGCAATCGAAAAAGATTTTCGTTTTCCAGAAAAAAATTCTTTGAGTTCTTTTTGGGCTTGCAAAGTGATGGCATTGGGCTGCTCCGTCGTTAAATTATCAGCGCGACTAATACTGATTAGAGCATTTTCGTCAGCGGCAATTATCAACGTGATATCTTCGGTTTTTAAATATGAAAAATATGTGCTCATAGGTGCTCCTAACTAGTCCTTTATTACCCGCGTTGCGATGAAAGAAGGGACATTCTTCTCCTTAAGATAGCCGTCTGAATTAGTGTCTTCATAAATATCAAGCAAGCGAAAGCCCGCTTTTAATTGACCGCCAATTTGCTCGCTTAAGGTATGGGAAAATTGCAGTCCGTAATCGTGACTCATCATATATTCGTACTGCTCCTTACTTTTGAGGGGGTTGAAGGGGAGAGAGAAACGAAGTATGGCCTCATCCTCATCAAAAGCAAAATTTATACCGTTATCTAACCCGGCAATCATCGTTCCACCCGTCTTTAAAATCCGATAGCACTCATGGAATACGGGCTCAACTTCTTCAATGTAGACATTCGAGACGGGATGAAAAATAAAATCGAAACTATTATCTGGAAAGGGCAACCTCTTCGTCATATCTGCTTTAACAATATTAATCTTGTATCCTTCGCGTTGAGCGACCAGCGCCTCGCTTTCCAGTTGCTTAGAAGAGTAATCCAAAATCGTACATTCGGCGCCTAAAGCCGCAAAAATCGGCATCTGCTGGCCACCACCAGAGGCCAGTCCTAATACTTTTGCTTCCTTTAATTTGGGAAACCAGCTTTTGGGAACTGGTACATTGGGCGTAAGCACCATTTGCCAAACTCCTTTTTGAGCAAGCAAATACTCTTCATGCGAAATCGGTTGGCCCCATTCCCAGCCGTCCATGACCCATTTATCGATAACTTCAGAATTAATGTCTTGGTATTTTTTCATTGAATCATCTCCTGAAAATATTTATTGCTTCTTTAACGAGCACTGCCAATATATGTACTTTCGTATTCGTCTAAATATATATCCTAATCATATCTTAAGCCAGAGAGCGGGACGTAAACCGCCTTTATTGCTTTTAGTAATGGGGTGAAGCGTGTTAAATGAAGGATTGCATATTCCATTACCTTGGATTCCAATATTCCCGTCGCCATGAATATAAACGCTCACCCGTTGATTTTTCCCGGGGGTTCGCGTCCACCACCACCAAATATAATTTAGATAGGTGGCTCTTCGCAGATGGTTGTTAACGTCTTTGCGCTCAAACCAATATCGTTGTTTTGGCTTCGGGTTATCAAGTAAGACGCTGCTATCACCAAAGTAATACTTAGTAACCTCCTCGAGTGAAAGCAGAAAAATATGATCGAGGGTATCATTTCCGGCATGGGTGTGATACCAATTGTTGGCTCTATTTTTGTTGACAACCGAAATTATTTTACTTTGCTCAACAGATGAGAACTGAGAAAGAAAATCGTTGTTAAGATAGTTTCTGATTGATGAATGTTCCCAATCAATATCTGTTTTTTGGGCATGATAATTACGCTGTTCGATAATCTCATCGGTTATTATCAGCAATTTCCCGGGTTTAATATCTAAGATGCGCCATAGATATTTTCCAAATGTAATTTTTTCGCCTATTTCCATTATTTTCCCTCGTTTAATTTATATGAGCAAAAATAATCCATCGCCCATTTAATGATATTTTCTTCACCCTATAGCCATATTTTTCCGCCTCTTTCTTATAGTTCAAAAAAGAGTGATCAAGGGGAAATGCCAAGATGGTTTCCGCCTCTAAAAAAGACAAGGTTATCGTGTCGCTTCCATCTTTTTGAAGTGCCTGCCATAGGGGTTCATATTTACTCATAGTATCTCCATGATCATAGTATACAATATTTCGTGTCTGCTATAAGGAAAGTTCAATTATTATTTTGGTCTTTAATTAAAAGCATGATTGCCATCAAAGCACAGACGGCACCGATACCGATGCCGAAGCCGGCATCATAAATATAATGGCTGAATGAGCCGGTATTTAATGCCAAAAGCACGGACTGAGTTAAAACAATCGCCGTTAAAGCCGAACAAAGATTAATAACCTTTAATGCAAATAAAGAGCGATTAGTTTTTTTCGTCGCTCGAATGAGGCCCGATATCGCTAGACCAATTTCGAAAAAAGACACTGCAGCGACTGCGATGGCCGGTATCGTTCCAATATCGACCGATTGATGAATAAAAATAATCTGCACAATCATATATGAGATATAGATAAAACAAAATATCAGCAGTGTTATCGGTATTAACTTGGGCGACTTGCCTTTATATAAATAACGGAAATACTGTATCTTTGCCGTCCCAATCGCTAACGTAGCAAAACCGCTCATGGCGATAAATATGGAACCAAGAAAAATGGACACAATAATTTTGACAAAAGCAAAAATAAAATTTCCAATCATCGACGCGGTCGAAGAAAAATGGGCCCGTTGTCTATATGTCATAGCTTGATAACGGGAGATAAGCTCGCTAATTCTATTCATTGCCTTCATTCTCCGTTAAATATGACATGCACTATAAAAGGAAGAAGACCAAAGATCGTTGCTTATATCATAGTTACTGCCAGTAGGGGCATTTAAGACTTCAGAGTGATTGTTTTGACCGCCATATAATGATGATTTAAGAGGTGACCCAATAAAATATACGGGGCTATTTATTTCGCCATTTGTTACAAAGTGAAGGGTACCACTGGCTGAATTCAAATAGGTCTTGACATTTGCCGCTTTTAACCGATTTAAGGTTGCGACATGCGGGTGGTTAGAGCAGGCGCCAAACTTATTTCCGTAGGTGTTAGTCCCTTCCACCCGGCCGGCGGATATTACCCCTAGCTCAGGCTGCAAGTACTCGAGCAGGGACGCATAGGTAGCGGTTCCTGAGCCATGATGACCAACTTTTAACATCGTAACTTGATGAAAAGAAGAATTATTCTGATTGTTTTCCACCATTATATTTTCGCCATCAATTACCCCATAAGATGTTGAGTTTTGCATATCGCCACTGAGATAAAAGGAAAAATTTCGATAATTCAGTATTGCTTGAACACTGGTGATATTTAAATCTTCGATCGCTTGTCCCTGATAAGTCAAATTACTTGAATCTAGTTCGGAATTTGATTGATAAAAACCACTATCAATCCAATCGATAAATAATTCGGGGGTAACATAAGTCCGTTCGAGCGCATTGTGAAGATTATTTACGCAATCATAAATGGAATGATAGACTCCATCCCACTGATTGATACTGTTTCGAATCGAATTATAATAATTCGAATCGTTATACCCGCGATATCCATAATCCACGAGCATATCAATTTTGTTCACATTGGAATCGATAAAACCATCCACTCCGCCGATATGGTCAGAATGGGGGTGGGAGACAATCATCAACTCTAACTTTTGATCGGTAATATATTGGTTATATTGTTCAGCTAAATAAGAACCATATTTTGTGCCATCATCATAATTTGTACTGGCGTAATTGCCGAAGTCGACTATAATCTCCGCATTATCGGCTTTAATTAAAAAAGCATCTCCATATTGCGATGGTTGTTCAAATGCGACTATTTCTAGATAGGAGGAATCTATCTGGTTCAATAAAGGATGGGCGGCGCTGCCAAGGACAGCATTCTCATCATAAGCGGTCAATGCCGGTAAAAGTGCGTCATTTTCCCGGGGAAACATCCCCGTTGAAACCATAGTAGAAATTCGATTGTTAAATGCGTCATTAATATCTTCGCTTGATAGAGAAGATGATTCATTAGATGAACTAGATTCTTCGCTATAATCACCACTGTCCGAAGTGCCAGTAGTATCAAAAGAAGATTGACTAGAATAAGACTGATTATGTGAACAACCGGTTATAACGGTTAATAACAACACTAGTGAATACTTGAATCTTTTCATAATCATGCTCCAATTCGTCCGGCAAATAATTGTTTAGTGTGTTTATTATAGCAAATTAAAAATACATATTTTACTTAACTTTAATGTTTTTATTAGCGACTATGCAGAATATTTGATTGTGCTTTTAAATGAAAAAAGACATATTACACTGTTATATAAGGTTTAAAATCTTTAGAAAAAAAATTACAAGCTAACGCTTAATTAAATCTTAGCGGGAATTTAGTATTGATATGCAAAAACAACAATATCCGTTAAATACCGGTACTACTGAAAATATTCGTCCCGTAATTTTTCCCAATATCTTTTATCTTGATCGTCAATTTTACGAATTATTCGGCAAGGATTTCCAGCAGCTACGACATTATCCGTTATATCGTGCGTAACGATCGAACCAGATCCTATAACAACATTTGATCCAATGGTAACTCCGGGATTAATAACCACATTGCCACCAATCCAAACATCATCCCCAATAATAATTTCCTTTCCATATTCCAGTTGCTGATTACGGACATTCTTATCGATGGGATGTCCGGCGGTAAAAAGGCTAACCCGTGGACCAAGCATGACGTTATTCCCAATAATTATTTTATTAACATCAAGAAGAATACAGTCATAATTGGCATAAAAATTTTCTCCGATATAAATGTTGGAACCATAATCACAAAAGAACGGTTTATTAATATTGATTGCCTCACCGGTTTTAGCGAACAATTGTTTAATTATTTTTTGTCGGCCATCAAAATCATCATAGCGAGTGGCGTTAAACATGTCGACAAGTTTCCGGGCTTGCAGATTCATATTTGCAATCTCTTCGTCTTGGGCTATA contains the following coding sequences:
- a CDS encoding co-chaperone GroES → MLKPLSSYVALTLLKDEPKTQSGIILASEAKEKPALGLVKAIGDEVKFVQTGNRVVYESYAGTKVKVDETEYLLIKEENILAIIE
- the yihA gene encoding ribosome biogenesis GTP-binding protein YihA/YsxC, yielding MLNFRNTIFIKSATEKNGRPEKNLSEVLFVGRSNVGKSSLLNALTDNSHLAFTSSKPGHTRLLNYYSVDQKLYFVDAPGYGFAKGSKEGWIDFGKMMEDYFVNNSSLRVVLFLLDGRRQPTVEDIDLYRFFKATNVPFILIATKSDKLNQSAKAKLTRQWQNCFEDDKLSILPVSIQNRQSISSLAATIERWVK
- the lon gene encoding endopeptidase La yields the protein MEQEVLQLPIIFTRGQVIIPIDEVTTIDAGRSYTLAAINVANARDDKYLVVTAQKIYTSSNPNFDEVYHIATLVKITGIQKRSSYTTIEVRPVARVAINDGHFSQENGWFADTQILSDVVGDEKKESDLVKELYGLIADKNSLAPANNSDIQDRLDSNLSSGEKADIVATYLINSTEQRQKVLELVDVNERLSYVIDVISGEQNENSVRSIASTISKKVQEESQNRQTETDEDDEEDLDTNEEILNRLNANPYPDYVKKRVKKELRRLSGNDNDRSRALDYIDWLLKIPYWQVTQDNNDIANVQKVLDEDHYGLKDAKKRIVEYIAVKKMTDNLHTPIICFYGEPGTGKTSLAKSIARALGRKMVKCSLGGVDDEAKIRGFLRTYVGAQPGIIVQSMKKAGTVNPVFVLDEVDKMTSSTHGDPASALLEVLDPEQNKEFNDHYLEENYDLSQVMFIATANYIEQIPPALRDRMEMIYLPPYTEDEKIHIALEHLLPKEIKTHGLEKYNITMSREAVIEIIEHYTMEAGVRSLDKTIASILRKLSVELLTNKNPVVDINAEETKRYLGKELILSNKKQKENKVGVVTGLAVVGGVGGDILPIEVSTEVPGRGNVNVTGNLKDMMKESGTIAMAHVRSFARHYGIDPKLFDLINIHIHFPDAAPKDGNSAGVAMAVGIISALTGRKVDANVCMTGEVSLMGNALPIGGVREKLTGALRAGMKMALIPRDNERDLEDVPEEVKKGLDIKIIDTVGEAVEFALTNDIIDNLDLKNIVKESPKKDAQLS
- the tig gene encoding trigger factor — encoded protein: MKSSVKKLENSHVEIIVDFESSEWKEAQEKAFKKLAGELEIKGFRKGKAPEKLAREKINPNNILTEALDSLVQPTFSQVLSEHNLVPMARPSYDVPKFSDNDLQVKFTIVVAPEVEIGAYKDLAVGHKEIKVSEEDIDLRLVSLREENAELVLKEDAAAFGDTVVLDFDGYVDGKQFDGGKAENYSLELGSGSFIPGFEDQVVGHKAGDEFEVKVTFPEKYVEHLAGKDATFKVKLHEVKTKKVPELSDEFVADLSREGVNNVSELRADVKKELTLKKENDEKNRYLEELLKKLRETSKVELADEIVADEAHNMQKNLEDQISQNGLDLASYCKMTNTTEEALHQKFHEEARRNITNYLIIEKVGEAENIGVTEEALNAEIKKLAEQYKMEDAKVREILGDSLDRFKADIKQRNIFDYLLSVNK
- a CDS encoding methylated-DNA--[protein]-cysteine S-methyltransferase, with translation MSTYFSYLKTEDITLIIAADENALISISRADNLTTEQPNAITLQAQKELKEFFSGKRKSFSIAISPSGSDFDQKVWSAIKDIPYGETRSYAQIARAVGNSKASRAVGNSCHANPLPFIIPCHRVIKTSGRLGNYGFGSRLKERLLILEHINKAAI
- a CDS encoding class I SAM-dependent methyltransferase: MKKYQDINSEVIDKWVMDGWEWGQPISHEEYLLAQKGVWQMVLTPNVPVPKSWFPKLKEAKVLGLASGGGQQMPIFAALGAECTILDYSSKQLESEALVAQREGYKINIVKADMTKRLPFPDNSFDFIFHPVSNVYIEEVEPVFHECYRILKTGGTMIAGLDNGINFAFDEDEAILRFSLPFNPLKSKEQYEYMMSHDYGLQFSHTLSEQIGGQLKAGFRLLDIYEDTNSDGYLKEKNVPSFIATRVIKD
- a CDS encoding DUF6273 domain-containing protein yields the protein MEIGEKITFGKYLWRILDIKPGKLLIITDEIIEQRNYHAQKTDIDWEHSSIRNYLNNDFLSQFSSVEQSKIISVVNKNRANNWYHTHAGNDTLDHIFLLSLEEVTKYYFGDSSVLLDNPKPKQRYWFERKDVNNHLRRATYLNYIWWWWTRTPGKNQRVSVYIHGDGNIGIQGNGICNPSFNTLHPITKSNKGGLRPALWLKI
- a CDS encoding MBL fold metallo-hydrolase, coding for MKRFKYSLVLLLTVITGCSHNQSYSSQSSFDTTGTSDSGDYSEESSSSNESSSLSSEDINDAFNNRISTMVSTGMFPRENDALLPALTAYDENAVLGSAAHPLLNQIDSSYLEIVAFEQPSQYGDAFLIKADNAEIIVDFGNYASTNYDDGTKYGSYLAEQYNQYITDQKLELMIVSHPHSDHIGGVDGFIDSNVNKIDMLVDYGYRGYNDSNYYNSIRNSINQWDGVYHSIYDCVNNLHNALERTYVTPELFIDWIDSGFYQSNSELDSSNLTYQGQAIEDLNITSVQAILNYRNFSFYLSGDMQNSTSYGVIDGENIMVENNQNNSSFHQVTMLKVGHHGSGTATYASLLEYLQPELGVISAGRVEGTNTYGNKFGACSNHPHVATLNRLKAANVKTYLNSASGTLHFVTNGEINSPVYFIGSPLKSSLYGGQNNHSEVLNAPTGSNYDISNDLWSSSFYSACHI
- a CDS encoding sugar O-acetyltransferase, which codes for MSEKDRMLEGKLYIAQDEEIANMNLQARKLVDMFNATRYDDFDGRQKIIKQLFAKTGEAININKPFFCDYGSNIYIGENFYANYDCILLDVNKIIIGNNVMLGPRVSLFTAGHPIDKNVRNQQLEYGKEIIIGDDVWIGGNVVINPGVTIGSNVVIGSGSIVTHDITDNVVAAGNPCRIIRKIDDQDKRYWEKLRDEYFQ